The Cygnus olor isolate bCygOlo1 chromosome 18, bCygOlo1.pri.v2, whole genome shotgun sequence genome includes a window with the following:
- the CBX8 gene encoding chromobox protein homolog 8 isoform X1, translating into MELSAVGERVFAAEALLKRRIRKGRMEYLVKWKGWSQKYSTWEPEENILDARLLAAFEESFGFFNTSREREMELYGPKKRGPKPKTFLLKAQAKAKAKTYEFRSDSSRGIRVPYPGRSPQDLGSTSRAREGLRNIALAPQGSSSSSTPKGDSIRDRVIRVEEKPGETPKKRGPKPRKELYKDLAETLDASKRKLGEPGDKMGDYLKARKMEESAAGAAKFSSGHSVIQLARRPDPDLSSAMSSPNRVEVGMKLGAAESYAPRVAKHRADFLDPKGQGGLDPGGPKILHSAVSPGSVGSLYRDGVGGQAGRPSLIARIPVSRILGDPEEESWSPSLNNLEKVVVTDVTSNFLTVTIKESSTDQGFFKEKR; encoded by the exons ATGGAGCTCTCGGCCGTCGGGGAGCGCGTCTTCGCGGCCGAGGCCCTGCTCAAGCGCCGCATCCGCAAA GGGCGCATGGAATATCTCGTAAAATGGAAGGGCTGGTCTCAGAA GTACAGCACTTGGGAGCCCGAGGAAAACATTCTGGATGCCCGGCTGCTTGCAGCCTTTGAGGAAAG CTTTGGTTTTTTTAACACCTCTAGGGAGCGAGAAATGGAGCTATACGGGCCTAAAAAGCGAGGCCCCAAGCCCAAAACCTTCCTGTTAAAG GCCCaggcaaaagcaaaagccaaaaCCTATGAATTCCGCAGTGACTCTTCCAGGGGGATCCGGGTGCCGTATCCCGGCCGGTCCCCCCAGGACCTGGGCTCCACGTCCCGGGCTAGGGAAGGACTCAGAAACATAGCCCTGGCTccgcagggcagcagcagcagcagcacccccaaGGGAGACAGCATCCGGGACCGGGTTATCAGGGTGGAAGAGAAGCCTGGGGAAACCCCCAAAAAGAGAGGCCCGAAGCCTAGGAAAGAGCTTTACAAGGACCTGGCGGAGACTCTGGATGCCTCCAAGAGGAAACTGGGGGAGCCGGGGGACAAGATGGGGGACTACCTCAAGGCCAGGAAGATGGAGGAGtcggcggcgggggcggccaAGTTCAGCTCGGGACACAGCGTCATCCAGCTCGCCCGGCGGCCGGACCCCGACCTCTCCAGCGCCATGTCCAGCCCCAACCGCGTCGAGGTGGGTATGAAGCTGGGGGCTGCCGAGAGCTACGCGCCCCGGGTCGCCAAGCACCGGGCGGACTTTCTGGACCCCAAGGGGCAAGGAGGGCTGGACCCCGGCGGGCCCAAGATCCTGCACAGCGCCGTGAGCCCCGGCTCCGTGGGCAGCCTGTACCGCGACGGCGTGGGCGGCCAGGCGGGGCGGCCCTCCCTCATCGCCAGGATCCCCGTCTCCAGGATCCTGGGGGACCCCGAGGAGGAGTCCTGGAGCCCGTCCCTCAACAACCTGGAGAAAGTGGTGGTAACTGATGTGACCTCTAACTTTTTGACCGTCACAATTAAGGAGAGCAGCACGGACCAAGGATTCTTTAAGGAGAAGCGATGA
- the CBX8 gene encoding chromobox protein homolog 8 isoform X2 — translation MELSAVGERVFAAEALLKRRIRKGRMEYLVKWKGWSQKYSTWEPEENILDARLLAAFEEREREMELYGPKKRGPKPKTFLLKAQAKAKAKTYEFRSDSSRGIRVPYPGRSPQDLGSTSRAREGLRNIALAPQGSSSSSTPKGDSIRDRVIRVEEKPGETPKKRGPKPRKELYKDLAETLDASKRKLGEPGDKMGDYLKARKMEESAAGAAKFSSGHSVIQLARRPDPDLSSAMSSPNRVEVGMKLGAAESYAPRVAKHRADFLDPKGQGGLDPGGPKILHSAVSPGSVGSLYRDGVGGQAGRPSLIARIPVSRILGDPEEESWSPSLNNLEKVVVTDVTSNFLTVTIKESSTDQGFFKEKR, via the exons ATGGAGCTCTCGGCCGTCGGGGAGCGCGTCTTCGCGGCCGAGGCCCTGCTCAAGCGCCGCATCCGCAAA GGGCGCATGGAATATCTCGTAAAATGGAAGGGCTGGTCTCAGAA GTACAGCACTTGGGAGCCCGAGGAAAACATTCTGGATGCCCGGCTGCTTGCAGCCTTTGAGGAAAG GGAGCGAGAAATGGAGCTATACGGGCCTAAAAAGCGAGGCCCCAAGCCCAAAACCTTCCTGTTAAAG GCCCaggcaaaagcaaaagccaaaaCCTATGAATTCCGCAGTGACTCTTCCAGGGGGATCCGGGTGCCGTATCCCGGCCGGTCCCCCCAGGACCTGGGCTCCACGTCCCGGGCTAGGGAAGGACTCAGAAACATAGCCCTGGCTccgcagggcagcagcagcagcagcacccccaaGGGAGACAGCATCCGGGACCGGGTTATCAGGGTGGAAGAGAAGCCTGGGGAAACCCCCAAAAAGAGAGGCCCGAAGCCTAGGAAAGAGCTTTACAAGGACCTGGCGGAGACTCTGGATGCCTCCAAGAGGAAACTGGGGGAGCCGGGGGACAAGATGGGGGACTACCTCAAGGCCAGGAAGATGGAGGAGtcggcggcgggggcggccaAGTTCAGCTCGGGACACAGCGTCATCCAGCTCGCCCGGCGGCCGGACCCCGACCTCTCCAGCGCCATGTCCAGCCCCAACCGCGTCGAGGTGGGTATGAAGCTGGGGGCTGCCGAGAGCTACGCGCCCCGGGTCGCCAAGCACCGGGCGGACTTTCTGGACCCCAAGGGGCAAGGAGGGCTGGACCCCGGCGGGCCCAAGATCCTGCACAGCGCCGTGAGCCCCGGCTCCGTGGGCAGCCTGTACCGCGACGGCGTGGGCGGCCAGGCGGGGCGGCCCTCCCTCATCGCCAGGATCCCCGTCTCCAGGATCCTGGGGGACCCCGAGGAGGAGTCCTGGAGCCCGTCCCTCAACAACCTGGAGAAAGTGGTGGTAACTGATGTGACCTCTAACTTTTTGACCGTCACAATTAAGGAGAGCAGCACGGACCAAGGATTCTTTAAGGAGAAGCGATGA